A section of the Amblyomma americanum isolate KBUSLIRL-KWMA chromosome 2, ASM5285725v1, whole genome shotgun sequence genome encodes:
- the Plekhm1 gene encoding pleckstrin homology and RUN domain containing M1 isoform X2, with product MVPLWKKATSPTIEEAARDIVIKRTLTKQLASCVRDLQQELVNAEPVVTGGEAVSRVCFCLEAIFIHGLKDNIVKKMSSVFSNSGSDRSPTPDFWPVAMVYSHKDVLAQIGALNQISTDIGRCRAWLRLALNESLLVSYVEAMLQDRKTLRCYYRQTAYMADREQPDIVKQFLEGLSGFSFRLPVNCSVLNCWNAMPLQLAGLLKSAERMEPVMPALDVEDFFQHEAASQSRRMRSKLSVSSSRMSSSVAIQASEPPPSESRQAHSVGCGSDSGVDVTTNAASLPSEPCAASPSVTEANPDVPPEQTKVIEIKSSPKDQQGVAASAGSSISAAQVRELLRTLNLDANEGSAALADVSGSPASVPDFDVLDKFPAPEPRRSFGNVLDPTQGWSSPFEDEYEDVGAAAAADKSDGSDDSLEQQSYDSLVLSYTQNITQQAAPSRTKSEDQRSSADSLDDLADFEVVPTEKAPDVRTSELLALMGFIQQEKGLDQQAYACRGCHCPIGMIYGASSVCSYDGYSYCPDCSGNESHVIPARIIHNWDFRKHPVCREAKNLLKKYEDEPLLDLRVLNPSLYDAVPELAATQVLRSQLGFLRPYLQTCSEAASSALRKLIWPREHLYEHIHLYSTFDLLQVPSGALQRTLEKAIKFARSHVLGCNLCAAKGFICEICRDPAIIYAFDTDATFHCSACFAVYHRSCIEDGGRVCPKCERRRQRKEQGTAVCTDLTAECVSAS from the exons ATGGTTCCGCTGTGGAAAAAGGCGACGTCCCCGACCATCGAGGAAGCGGCGCGGGACATAGTCATCAAACGCACGCTAACAAAACAACTCGCTAGCTGCGTGCGCGACTTGCAGCAGGAACTCGTCAACGCGGAGCCCGTTGTCACGGGCGGCGAAGCGGTCTCCCGGGTATGCTTCTGTCTGGAGGCCATCTTCATCCATGGTCTGAAGGACAACATCGTCAAGAAAATGTCGAGCGTGTTCAGCAACAGCGGTTCCGACAGGTCTCCGACGCCGGACTTCTGGCCGGTGGCAATGGTTTACTCGCACAAGGATGTCTTAGCCCAAATCGGCGCCCTCAACCAGATCAGCACGGACATCGGTCGCTGCAGGGCTTGGCTGCGGCTCGCCCTCAACGAATCTCTGCTGGTCAGCTACGTCGAGGCCATGCTCCAGGACCGCAAGACGCTGCGCTGTTACTACCGCCAGACTGCGTACATGGCCGACCGCGAACAGCCGGACATCGTGAAGCAGTTCCTCGAGGGCCTCTCGGGCTTCTCCTTCAGGCTTCCCGTCAACTGCAGCGTTCTCAACTGCTGGAACGCCATGCCGTTGCAGTTGGCCGGCCTGCTTAAGTCGGCCGAGAGGATGGAGCCCGTCATGCCTGCCTTGGACGTCGAGGACTTCTTCCAGCACGAGGCGGCGAGCCAGTCCCGCCGTATGCGCAGCAAGTTGTCGGTCAGCTCGAGCCGAATGTCGTCTTCCGTCGCCATCCAGGCGAGCGAGCCTCCGCCGTCGGAGTCTAGGCAGGCGCACAGCGTCGGCTGCGGCAGTGACAGCGGCGTTGATGTTACGACGAACGCCGCGTCGCTGCCTAGCGAGCCTTGCGCTGCGTCGCCCTCGGTGACCGAGGCGAACCCCGACGTGCCGCCGGAACAGACCAAAGTAATCGAGATCAAGTCGTCCCCGAAGGATCAGCAAGGCGTCGCGGCGTCGGCTGGCAGCAGCATCAGCGCGGCCCAAGTGCGCGAACTGCTGCGGACGCTGAACCTGGACGCGAACGAAGGCAGCGCGGCGTTGGCCGACGTCTCGGGGTCGCCGGCGTCGGTGCCGGACTTTGACGTGCTGGACAAGTTTCCTGCGCCCGAGCCGAGGAGGTCCTTCGGAAACGTGCTGGACCCGACGCAGGGCTGGTCGTCGCCCTTCGAAGACGAGTACGAGGACGTCGGCGCTGCTGCGGCCGCCGATAAGTCGGACGGCTCGGACGACTCGCTGGAGCAGCAGAGCTACGACTCTCTGGTGCTGAGCTACACCCAGAACATTACGCAGCAA GCAGCACCAAGCCGTACCAAGTCTGAAGACCAGCGTTCAAGTGCTGACTCCTTAGATGACCTGGCAGACTTTGAGGTTGTTCCAACCGAGAAGGCCCCTGATGTTCGCACAAGCGAGCTTCTAGCACTGATGGGTTTCATTCAGCAGGAAAAAGGCCTTGACCAACAAGCCTACGCGTGTCGAGGCTGCCACTGCCCCATTGGCATGATTTATGGTGCAAGCTCAGTGTGCTCTTATGACGGCTACTCCTACTGCCCAGACTGCAGCGGCAATGAGTCTCACGTGATACCTGCACGCATAATTCACAACTGGGACTTCCGCAAGCACCCCGTCTGCCGCGAAGCAAAGAACCTGCTGAAAAAATATGAGGACGAGCCTCTCCTCGATTTGAGGGTGCTGAATCCCTCGCTGTACGATGCTGTCCCTGAGTTGGCAGCGACGCAGGTGCTTCGCTCGCAGCTAGGATTCCTGCGGCCTTACCTTCAAACTTGCTCAGAGGCAGCCTCGAGCGCTCTGCGAAAGCTCATCTGGCCCAGAGAGCACCTTTATGAGCATATTCACCTGTACTCTACCTTTGACCTGCTCCAGGTGCCGTCGGGTGCCTTGCAGAGAACTCTGGAGAAAGCCATCAAGTTCGCCCGCAGCCATGTGCTAGGGTGCAACCTGTGTGCGGCCAAGGGCTTCATCTGTGAAATCTGTCGGGACCCTGCCATCATCTACGCCTTCGATACAGACGCGACTTTTCATTGCAGCGCGTGTTTTGCAGTGTACCATCGTTCCTGCATCGAAGACGGCGGCCGGGTCTGTCCAAAGTGTGAGCGAAGGCGCCAGCGGAAGGAGCAGGGGACTGCGGTTTGCACCGACCTGACAGCCGAATGTGTCTCTGCCTCTTGA
- the Plekhm1 gene encoding pleckstrin homology and RUN domain containing M1 isoform X1, producing the protein MVPLWKKATSPTIEEAARDIVIKRTLTKQLASCVRDLQQELVNAEPVVTGGEAVSRVCFCLEAIFIHGLKDNIVKKMSSVFSNSGSDRSPTPDFWPVAMVYSHKDVLAQIGALNQISTDIGRCRAWLRLALNESLLVSYVEAMLQDRKTLRCYYRQTAYMADREQPDIVKQFLEGLSGFSFRLPVNCSVLNCWNAMPLQLAGLLKSAERMEPVMPALDVEDFFQHEAASQSRRMRSKLSVSSSRMSSSVAIQASEPPPSESRQAHSVGCGSDSGVDVTTNAASLPSEPCAASPSVTEANPDVPPEQTKVIEIKSSPKDQQGVAASAGSSISAAQVRELLRTLNLDANEGSAALADVSGSPASVPDFDVLDKFPAPEPRRSFGNVLDPTQGWSSPFEDEYEDVGAAAAADKSDGSDDSLEQQSYDSLVLSYTQNITQQVSGTPEMRDLITSAIRTCSESQAAPSRTKSEDQRSSADSLDDLADFEVVPTEKAPDVRTSELLALMGFIQQEKGLDQQAYACRGCHCPIGMIYGASSVCSYDGYSYCPDCSGNESHVIPARIIHNWDFRKHPVCREAKNLLKKYEDEPLLDLRVLNPSLYDAVPELAATQVLRSQLGFLRPYLQTCSEAASSALRKLIWPREHLYEHIHLYSTFDLLQVPSGALQRTLEKAIKFARSHVLGCNLCAAKGFICEICRDPAIIYAFDTDATFHCSACFAVYHRSCIEDGGRVCPKCERRRQRKEQGTAVCTDLTAECVSAS; encoded by the exons ATGGTTCCGCTGTGGAAAAAGGCGACGTCCCCGACCATCGAGGAAGCGGCGCGGGACATAGTCATCAAACGCACGCTAACAAAACAACTCGCTAGCTGCGTGCGCGACTTGCAGCAGGAACTCGTCAACGCGGAGCCCGTTGTCACGGGCGGCGAAGCGGTCTCCCGGGTATGCTTCTGTCTGGAGGCCATCTTCATCCATGGTCTGAAGGACAACATCGTCAAGAAAATGTCGAGCGTGTTCAGCAACAGCGGTTCCGACAGGTCTCCGACGCCGGACTTCTGGCCGGTGGCAATGGTTTACTCGCACAAGGATGTCTTAGCCCAAATCGGCGCCCTCAACCAGATCAGCACGGACATCGGTCGCTGCAGGGCTTGGCTGCGGCTCGCCCTCAACGAATCTCTGCTGGTCAGCTACGTCGAGGCCATGCTCCAGGACCGCAAGACGCTGCGCTGTTACTACCGCCAGACTGCGTACATGGCCGACCGCGAACAGCCGGACATCGTGAAGCAGTTCCTCGAGGGCCTCTCGGGCTTCTCCTTCAGGCTTCCCGTCAACTGCAGCGTTCTCAACTGCTGGAACGCCATGCCGTTGCAGTTGGCCGGCCTGCTTAAGTCGGCCGAGAGGATGGAGCCCGTCATGCCTGCCTTGGACGTCGAGGACTTCTTCCAGCACGAGGCGGCGAGCCAGTCCCGCCGTATGCGCAGCAAGTTGTCGGTCAGCTCGAGCCGAATGTCGTCTTCCGTCGCCATCCAGGCGAGCGAGCCTCCGCCGTCGGAGTCTAGGCAGGCGCACAGCGTCGGCTGCGGCAGTGACAGCGGCGTTGATGTTACGACGAACGCCGCGTCGCTGCCTAGCGAGCCTTGCGCTGCGTCGCCCTCGGTGACCGAGGCGAACCCCGACGTGCCGCCGGAACAGACCAAAGTAATCGAGATCAAGTCGTCCCCGAAGGATCAGCAAGGCGTCGCGGCGTCGGCTGGCAGCAGCATCAGCGCGGCCCAAGTGCGCGAACTGCTGCGGACGCTGAACCTGGACGCGAACGAAGGCAGCGCGGCGTTGGCCGACGTCTCGGGGTCGCCGGCGTCGGTGCCGGACTTTGACGTGCTGGACAAGTTTCCTGCGCCCGAGCCGAGGAGGTCCTTCGGAAACGTGCTGGACCCGACGCAGGGCTGGTCGTCGCCCTTCGAAGACGAGTACGAGGACGTCGGCGCTGCTGCGGCCGCCGATAAGTCGGACGGCTCGGACGACTCGCTGGAGCAGCAGAGCTACGACTCTCTGGTGCTGAGCTACACCCAGAACATTACGCAGCAAGTGAGTGGAACACCGGAGATGAGGGACCTCATTACGTCGGCCATCAGGACGTGCTCGGAGAGTCAG GCAGCACCAAGCCGTACCAAGTCTGAAGACCAGCGTTCAAGTGCTGACTCCTTAGATGACCTGGCAGACTTTGAGGTTGTTCCAACCGAGAAGGCCCCTGATGTTCGCACAAGCGAGCTTCTAGCACTGATGGGTTTCATTCAGCAGGAAAAAGGCCTTGACCAACAAGCCTACGCGTGTCGAGGCTGCCACTGCCCCATTGGCATGATTTATGGTGCAAGCTCAGTGTGCTCTTATGACGGCTACTCCTACTGCCCAGACTGCAGCGGCAATGAGTCTCACGTGATACCTGCACGCATAATTCACAACTGGGACTTCCGCAAGCACCCCGTCTGCCGCGAAGCAAAGAACCTGCTGAAAAAATATGAGGACGAGCCTCTCCTCGATTTGAGGGTGCTGAATCCCTCGCTGTACGATGCTGTCCCTGAGTTGGCAGCGACGCAGGTGCTTCGCTCGCAGCTAGGATTCCTGCGGCCTTACCTTCAAACTTGCTCAGAGGCAGCCTCGAGCGCTCTGCGAAAGCTCATCTGGCCCAGAGAGCACCTTTATGAGCATATTCACCTGTACTCTACCTTTGACCTGCTCCAGGTGCCGTCGGGTGCCTTGCAGAGAACTCTGGAGAAAGCCATCAAGTTCGCCCGCAGCCATGTGCTAGGGTGCAACCTGTGTGCGGCCAAGGGCTTCATCTGTGAAATCTGTCGGGACCCTGCCATCATCTACGCCTTCGATACAGACGCGACTTTTCATTGCAGCGCGTGTTTTGCAGTGTACCATCGTTCCTGCATCGAAGACGGCGGCCGGGTCTGTCCAAAGTGTGAGCGAAGGCGCCAGCGGAAGGAGCAGGGGACTGCGGTTTGCACCGACCTGACAGCCGAATGTGTCTCTGCCTCTTGA
- the LOC144121499 gene encoding lysophospholipase D GDPD1-like, whose protein sequence is MSSYLPNFFDAAAGLLPLNKSRYSANMPDMLAVTLLGGYIVTSVILFKYPHLLHRRKQLKFPCRHISHRGGSAENLENTISAFKHALKVGTELIELDVQLTKDGKVVVCHDSGLLRCAGVDKSISELNYDELPLLKPSLHVDFCNGAPGPVCEDRKIPLLSDIFTLFPSVPVNIDIKTNNDKLVQKVHELIKEYNREDITVWGSFHHSVATKCYKLNPRVPLYFSARCVVYLLLLTYSGLLPFVPLKQSCLEILLPSVAKRNPTMVQQLKHPRSLFLFRLLDWFVVRKFVIDHLRKRGIPTYLWVLNEKEDFERAFAMGAAGVMTDRPTLLKEFLEENPSVGR, encoded by the exons ATGTCTTCGTACCTGCCTAATTTTTTcgacgctgctgctgggctgctgccACTGAACAAGTCCAGGTACTCTGCAAACATGCCTG ATATGTTAGCAGTGACGCTCCTGGGCGGCTACATAGTAACGTCGGTGATACTGTTCAAATACCCGCACCTTTTGCATCGAAGAAAGCAGCTGAAATTTCCCTGTCGACATATCAGTCATCGCGGCG GATCGGCGGAAAATTTGGAGAACACAATCTCAGCGTTCAAGCA TGCCCTGAAGGTTGGCACAGAGCTCATCGAGCTGGACGTGCAACTGACAAAGGATGGTAAAGTGGTCGTCTGCCACGACTCGGGTCTGCTGCGGTGCGCTGGCGTGGACAAAAGCATATCCGAGCTGAACTATGAC GAGTTGCCACTTTTGAAGCCAAGCTTACATGTCGATTTCTGCAATG GTGCACCGGGTCCAGTGTGTGAGGATCGCAAGATTCCGCTGCTCAGCGACATTTTCACCCTCTTCCCAAGTGTGCCTGTCAACATTGATATCAAAACCAACAATGATAAGCTTGTCCAGAAG GTGCATGAGCTCATCAAAGAGTACAACAGAGAGGACATCACAGTGTGGGGAAGCTTCCATCACAGCGTTGCTACAAAGTGTTACAAGCTG AACCCACGAGTGCCGCTCTACTTTTCGGCACGGTGCGTGGTCTACCTCCTCCTGCTGACTTACAGTGGGCTGCTGCCATTCGTACCGCTGAAGCAATCTTGCCTGGAGATTCTGCTGCCTTCAGTAGCCAAAAG GAATCCCACAATGGTGCAGCAGTTGAAACATCCCAGGTCTCTGTTCCTCTTCAGGCTGCTTGACTG GTTTGTTGTGAGGAAGTTTGTGATAGACCACCTCCGAAAACGAGGCATTCCG ACTTACCTGTGGGTGCTTAATGAAAAAGAAGACTTTGAGCGAGCATTTGCCATGGGAGCTGCTGGCGTGATGACGGATCGCCCCACATTGTTGAAGGAGTTTCTCGAAGAAAACCCGTCAGTTGGGAGATGA